The Sporosarcina sp. 6E9 genome segment CGCTAGAAAGGATTAAGTGCATGAAGAATAAAGTGTGGCTGTTTATTGTAATCGGTTTATTGATCGCGATCGGAATAGGCGGCAAAACATTTGTGGACAACCAAAGAAATCAAAAAGCAGAAGAAGCGTTAATTGAAGCAGAAAGAATGTCCGTAGTAGCACTGAAGAATACTTTTGCAGATATAAAATCTGTGGAATTTGAAAAGAGTCAATATAATAAAAGGACCGGTTATTATTCAATGATTGTTAAAATGACAAACGTTGACGCAGACTTTGTTGTATTTGATTATATATTCACGACGAACAGGCCCCATGAAATTGAAGGTTGGGGAGTTATTGATAAAGAAAAAGTTCAGAAAAGAGGCGAAACCAATAGCAAAGTAAAAGTGGTTTACACTAACGGAAGTGAGGAAGAAATATAATGACGCTCCTTATCTAGTAAATAATTCACAGGAAGGATTAGATATATGAAGAAAATAGTGTGGCTGCTATTTGTAGTTAGTTTACTACTAGTGATTGGAATAGGTTGGAATGTGGTAATGGATAACCAGAAGGAACAAAAACATAATAAAGGTCTAACAGATAAAAGTGAAGAAGCAATTTTTCAATATAAAAGTAACGAAGAAAAAATAGTCATGGATGTATTAGCTACATACAAAGAAATTGATACGATAGAGTTCGTAGATGTTGGTGAAAATGAAATGACTGGCGGGACACATTATGCCTTTGAATTAAATGGTGTTAAAGGATTTTCATACTACTTTATAGAGAATGAGATGTATGGAGATGAATCGATTGTAATAGAAGAAATTAAAGAAAGAGAAGTAAAATTGACTGATAGAAAAGAGTTATTAGCTTTAAAAGATAAGGTCAAAGTACTTTATGGGGGATGGGAGGTTATCGAAAAACAAAGGGATAGCGAAGTAATAAGTGATCAAATTGAAGCAGAGAGAATGTCTGTCGTCGCGCTGAAAAATACATTTGCAGATATAAGGTCTGTAGAATTTAAAAAGACTGGATATAACGAAAAGACAGGTTCATATAGATTGTTTGTTGCAATGACAAATCAAAAAAATGAAACTGTAAATTTTTCGTTCAGTTTTTCACAAGAATCGCCTAGTGAAACAGGTGGCTATATAGTGGAAGACGAAAAGATACAAGTTGAAGGTATCACAACAAATAAAGTCCAAGTCATTTATTCGAATAAAGAAGAAGAAGAAATATAACGCTTTCTGTAGCGCGTATATGAATCACAGGAAGGATTAATATATGAAGAAAATAATAGGGTTGTTTATTGGAATAGGCATATTAATCGTGATCGGAATTGGTGGGATAGTTTACATGGATAATAATGAAGGCGTACATATGAAATCGGATCCGAACTCATTACTCAAACAAGAACAACTTGCTTTATATATTGCTCGAAATTATGAAAGTGTAAAAGAAATTAAGTTTGAAAATACATATGAGGTTAAAAAAACTGGAACATGGCATGTATTATAGCTTGGGATACCAACCATTCTAAATCACATTCGACTTCAGAAAAATATAAAAACCCATCTACTGAGAGAGCGGTACTTTATTGATAGTCAACAAATGTCCTTCTTGCAGTAAAAGTTGCTTTGGATCAACAATCTCGTGTAATTGTAAGTTAGACTTTTTCTGTACTCTTAATTCAACTAGATTCGAATTTAATAAATGAGCTACTTGCACTGTACAAACTTTATGAGCTGCGGTGTAATTACGAATATATTGTAGTAATTCACGTAGCTCCCACGCTTTTTCAACACCATTAAAAATCTCTCTCTGAACTGGATAATAGAAACCTGGAATCATCCACGGTTCTGTCTCTACAAAATCAAGCGAAGCATTACCTAATCCCAATTTCTGGTCTGATGCTAAATAATAATAATTCGTCATTTTACTACCTCACTTTACTTATCTAACCCGTCAGCTCTATTCATCAATCCTGTCCGTTGAAATTAATCAAAACTATATTACAAGTATAACATTATTGTTTTCAAAAACTCTTAATAAGTAATAGGCATTCACCTATATTTGCCTAGATGAATATCTTATTTGGAATGCTATTTTTAGGGGGAATCGGTGTGGGATACTATGTTACTGTAGAACCAGGCGTAAAATTATATGTAGAAGATATAAATCCCGAGGGCAGTAAGACGATCGTGTTTTTACATGGCTGGCCTTTAAGCCATAAACAGTTTGAATATCAATTTAATGTTCTTCCTTTTATGGGTTATCGCTGTATCGGAATTGACTGGAGAGGATTTGGAGATTCGGATAAGCCAATCAGTGGATACAATTTTGACCGATTGGCTGATGATATACGTGCAGTAGTTGATGGACTTCAATTAGACAATTTCACTCTTGTAGGTCACTCTACAGGTGGGGCGATTGCGATTCGGTATATGTCTCGACATAATGGTTACGGAGTATCCAACCTAGTACTAATTGACGCCGCAGCTCCTATCGGATTTTCTACAGAAACTGCAACTAGATTCCTTACCGGGGCGTTAAATGACCGTCCTAAGATGATGCGAGAAGTGACAGAGAACTTTTTCTTTCAATATATTACAGACCCATTCTCTGAGTGGTTTCTTCAAATGGGCTTACAAGCGGCAGGTTGGTCAACGGCAGCAATCATCATTACACTAAGAGATGAGAAGCTTTATGCAGATTTGCCAAAAATACTTGTCCCTACCCTAATCGTTCATGGTGTCCACGACAAAGTTATTCCATTTGCACAAGCCCATGAACTAAATCAGCAAATAAAAAATTCACAGCTTGTTCCGTTTCATTACAGCGGGCATGGTCTTTTCTGGGAAGAACGTGATAAATTTAACAAACTATTAAGGAAATTTATTGGTTGATCAACTTCCTTGATAAGGCAGAGGCTCACTACTTTTCAGGTTTTTCACTTTCATTTCTTTGTTTTTGCTTTAACCAATAATCGGGAGCTTCATAATGAATTAAAGAATAATCAAGTTCATCTCCATCAGTTGCTAACTGAATTAGCAAAAACTTCTCCTTATTACTCGGGTGTATAGCTGCTGTTTTTATGTTTATAACCTCTACTCCTGTTCGTTTAGGTGTTCCAACAACAACAACTTGATTTCCTTTTGTATAAACATCTGTGATATTTGTTTGAAACACAACTATATAGAGGTCAAGGTCTGTTTCATTTGTTGCAGTATTCGCAGCAATACCTACATTCTGTGTAAAGTCTAATTCGGCTGAAATTCCAATGGCGTAATAAGGGAATATTCGGTGGAGAGAATAGTATATTCGAGAAGGCATATAGCTCCATCTTCCAGTCGTGCTATGCCAGTGTTCTTCATAGATTGGCCGAATATAATCCGGTTCGCTTTTTATTGCTTCAAAAGGGATTCTTGTTCCTTCTTTTAACACTTCAGAAATAGGGATGACATCGGTAGGGAAATGCACCTCTGTTCCTTTTTCAAATGGAAAAGGTGAATCAAGAATTGTGGTAGGTTCAGGTGGTTCAAGGCTATCTAAACGTTGTTCCAATTCCTGAATTCGTTCATGTTCACCTTTATCGCTATTCGGTTGCGAGAAAGTTAACTCCGTCACTTTTTTATGTATGGACATACTGTAAACAACTAAGATTAAAATGATTGAAAAACAAATTATATAACCGATCCTTGTTTTTAGCATATTCTAATCACCTCACCATATTATCTGCTCTTATGAAGGAGTTATACTAATGCACCCTTTAGTAATGGAACTACTTCCAGAACGATTGTTAGGTAACGATTGTTAGGTACCTGTGCAAGGAAATATTCAATTAATTCACTACAATTGCATAAAACGGGAAATGAGTGCAGACTAAATAACACTTTGTCAAAATTCTAATGAATTTTTATTTGAAGTCGTGAATTGTCATAATTCAACCTTGCACAGGTACCTTAAACGCGTATCAGTATCGTACTAGGACTTGCCCATGTAGGACTAGTCTTTTTCAAAATACAGAGGAGGGATATGAGATGATGGACGCACGTGAGCCGATAATCGTAGAGTTTCCTTTGAGAGGTGAATGGTACTCTCCTAACACGCCAGGGACAAAAATTCCGAGTCACGGCACAAACCAATTAGGATCAAGATATGCTTATGACTTTATTCAAGTGGATTGGGAAAGAAAGGGCTGGCCCGCCTATCGCACTAGTTTGGCGCAATATTTACTTTTTGGAGTTCCTTTAGATGAATATTATTGTTGGGGGGAAGAAGTATTTGCTCCTTGTGACGGAATCATTGTCCAAGCAAAGGACGGTTATAAAGAACGGGCAAGAACTAAATTGCTTTCAGATATGTCTAACGCTTATAAAAACGCTCAGTATTTCGACCCGAAAAAAGACGATATACAATCAGTTGCTGGAAACTACATCATTATAGAATATGCCGACAATGTATATGCTGGATTAGTCCATCTTCAAACAGGGTCAATTCAGGTTTCAGTTGGTCAGCGTGTGAAAAAAGGTGTAGTTATTGGTAGAGTTGGTCATTCAGGTAATTCCTTTGCTCCGCATTTGCATTTTCAACTTATGGATAGTAGCGACATAACTATTGCAAACGGATTGCCTGTTGCTTTTGAACAATACGAAGTATTTAAAAATGGCATATGGAAAAAAGTAAAAAATGGGATTCCAACAAATAAGGATAGAATAAGATTTCAAAAGACTGATAAATGGGAATAAATTAAAACCGCATAAAGGTGTACCGTCAGGAAGGGACTTAGCGTTGTAAACCCGCATTTTCCTAACGGTACCAACCTTTATTTATAGGGGGTATATAATGGAGGTTCAAAAACAAAAAATCAAAAAAGTCTTTGAAAAAATTACTAAAAACAAACAAATATATGAATCAGTGCTACTTATAGAAAACTTTAGTGGAGATTTTTCATGTCATCTTGGGTACGGAGGTAAGAAGACAGATACACCGATCCTAATGGCAAGCATTACAAAGCTGTTCACGAGCACTTGTATTTTTATTTTGAAAGAACAAGGAAAACTGTCACTAGACGACAAAATAGCAAATTACTTTGAAGAAGATACGTTGGGAAGCCTTCATATATACAAGGGGCGAGAGTATACCATGGATCTTACGCTCTCTCATTTATTATTTCATACAAGTGGATTGTCGGATGCCATAGAAGAAGGCAGTAATAAGGCAAAAAAACGTGCAATCAACGAGGATAGGAAAATTAGTATTGATGAAACCATCATGAGAACGAAACAATTGAAACCACACTTTGCACCGGGTATTGGCAAAAGAGCCCATTATGCAAATATAAATTTTGATATACTAGGAAAAATAATTGAAATAGTGACTGATTCAACATTAGGAGATGTTTATAAGCAATTCATCTTCGACCCTTTAGGACTCAAAAATACATATCTTCCGATAGATGAAGATGATTTTGTTCCTAATGTTTATTATAAGGACACCTCCTTTTATCTTCCGAAAACGGTTAGAAGTATTCCCGCCAGTGGCGGTTGTATTTCGACGGCTCATGAATTAATGATATTTATCAAGGCTTTTTTTGGAGGAAGGTTGTTTAATAAAACTGTTTTTAACGAATTGGAAATTAGTAACAAGTTGCAAGTCGCCATGTCCCCCATTCATTACGGTGCCGGATTTATGAAAATTTCTTTGGGTGGTCTTGTGACACTATTTATGGGTAGAGGTGAATTATTGGGTCATTCAGGTTCAACAGGTTCATTTGCGTTTTATCATCCTGCATCGGATTTGTTTTTTGTGGGAGATGTCAATCAAATGGCAAAGCCTGCACTTCCCGTACGATTGGTGATGCGGCTCGCTATGTCTATAAGATAAGAAAACTGATATGATTCTTTACTCTTAAATGAACGATTTTTACCAGTTAGTCGTATTACATATAGACTATTATTTTATGGAGTAGATGCCATGGATGAAAAGGATTTAATTCGACAGGCGAAAAAAGGAGATACATTGGCGCTTTCGAAACTGCTACAACAGAATTATTCGTTCCTCGTAAAGTATTTAATGAAAGTTACCCTTCATCCACAAATCGCGGAAGATTTAGCACAAGAGACGATGATGAAGTGTATTGAAAAAATCCAACTGTACAA includes the following:
- a CDS encoding M23 family metallopeptidase → MMDAREPIIVEFPLRGEWYSPNTPGTKIPSHGTNQLGSRYAYDFIQVDWERKGWPAYRTSLAQYLLFGVPLDEYYCWGEEVFAPCDGIIVQAKDGYKERARTKLLSDMSNAYKNAQYFDPKKDDIQSVAGNYIIIEYADNVYAGLVHLQTGSIQVSVGQRVKKGVVIGRVGHSGNSFAPHLHFQLMDSSDITIANGLPVAFEQYEVFKNGIWKKVKNGIPTNKDRIRFQKTDKWE
- a CDS encoding alpha/beta fold hydrolase; this translates as MGYYVTVEPGVKLYVEDINPEGSKTIVFLHGWPLSHKQFEYQFNVLPFMGYRCIGIDWRGFGDSDKPISGYNFDRLADDIRAVVDGLQLDNFTLVGHSTGGAIAIRYMSRHNGYGVSNLVLIDAAAPIGFSTETATRFLTGALNDRPKMMREVTENFFFQYITDPFSEWFLQMGLQAAGWSTAAIIITLRDEKLYADLPKILVPTLIVHGVHDKVIPFAQAHELNQQIKNSQLVPFHYSGHGLFWEERDKFNKLLRKFIG
- a CDS encoding serine hydrolase translates to MEVQKQKIKKVFEKITKNKQIYESVLLIENFSGDFSCHLGYGGKKTDTPILMASITKLFTSTCIFILKEQGKLSLDDKIANYFEEDTLGSLHIYKGREYTMDLTLSHLLFHTSGLSDAIEEGSNKAKKRAINEDRKISIDETIMRTKQLKPHFAPGIGKRAHYANINFDILGKIIEIVTDSTLGDVYKQFIFDPLGLKNTYLPIDEDDFVPNVYYKDTSFYLPKTVRSIPASGGCISTAHELMIFIKAFFGGRLFNKTVFNELEISNKLQVAMSPIHYGAGFMKISLGGLVTLFMGRGELLGHSGSTGSFAFYHPASDLFFVGDVNQMAKPALPVRLVMRLAMSIR